Sequence from the Argentina anserina chromosome 7, drPotAnse1.1, whole genome shotgun sequence genome:
ATTTAATTCTACTTATAACGCCTTGCTGGTGACACTTTGGCTCCACCTTGTCTCTGTTGAACAAACTCCATTCCATTACGCGGCTTTTTTCCGCCCCTGTGTTTGTGATCAATTTACACGTTgacctcatcatcatcttcatcttcatcttcttcttcttcttttttagtttTCACTTTCAGTTTACCTTCTCAAGTACTAGAGATAACCCGTTTGAATCGAAGTTTAGGAGAGTGAAGTTGCCCCCATTTTGATTAAAGTAACGTATATTTTCTAGTGTTTCAATACATGAGAGTTGGAAGTTGGAACCACTGGTAAGAGGTGAAATATGATGCGCGCTCTTGTATAACAAACTCATATGTTAAACACTAGTGTAAGATTGCTCAAACCGGTGAGTGAAGCTACAAAACTGATTAATCAATTTTGCCAAATAAAATGATATGATTTTACACATTTTATGTTATATCATACGCCAGTTATCTTAATTTTAAAACTTAGGAATCGTAACATATTATTTACGTTTTAGTGTTGATAGTAACAACTCAAGAAGTATGAAGATGTAAGAGACAATACACTCTTAACACATGCAACAAACTCGTATGTTCAAAACGGTAATGCgtaaattacaaaaaagaCTTATCAGCCAAATGATATCATTTGACAATCTAACCTATAATAATCCTTACTGCTTATCTCGACCTTAAATTTAACAATTGTGTATTGATGTTTAACGCGCCAAATAATTTACCATATGTAAGACTCATCGGTTCGCGCCACAAAATACTTGTATCTTCCAAATATAGATAAGAATAGAAATTTCatttcaaaaaagaagaagataagaaTAGAAAAGGTAGGATGAAGCATCCAATTACGTGCACTCAACGTTCGAGTTAAGAACAGCTCCTATCAGTCATATGTGTGCACATATCTTCGAGTTAAGAACAGCTCCTATCAGTCCTATGTGTGCACATATCAGATGCCTGATATTGGGAGTGGACATGGTAAAAAGATGTTTAAAGAGCACGCGCCTGAATTTATTACGTCAAAACTACGAGGCATTATTTTGTCCCTCTGTAACGTCATGTCGTTTCATCAAAACGACGCCGCAGCGAACTGATACCAAAACAATATTACAGAGCAAACCAGAGAGTAGCGAGTTCAGTTCAGACGGCGCGAAACCAAGTCGGAAATGTCGAAATCGTCCTCGGCCCTCTACGAGCTTCTCCTCCAGTAAAAGCTCTCAACCTTTTTCCCCTGAAATTCAAATCCCTAATTTTCTCcaatctttttttgttttttttttcagattaTCGGAGCCGATCTCCGAGGCTCTGAGCAAAGCGCCGTACACGCCGTCACAGAGCGCCACCGTCTCCGTCAAAGCGCTACTGGAGCCTCTCCTTCCTCGGAAACCTAACCCTAACGTCGACGGAGCTCACCTCCGCGCCTCAATCCGAGACTTCACTCTCGCCTGTGCTCTACTCTCCGCCTCGCAATCCTCAAGCCACGAGCTTCTCTCCTGGATCCCCAACCACCTCGCCGCCGCAGCCGATCGGGCGTTTGCGGAGTTTTCAGGAGCATATTCCGATCACGGCGAGAAATCCGGTGACGGTTTGGTGGCGGAGTTGATGCCTGAGGTGATGCCTTTGCTGAAGGAGAGGATCAAGGAGAGCTCGATTGATAAGACGACGGAGGGGGATGAGGTGTCGGCGGCGTCGGCGAGAGTGCCAGTAGGGTTTGCCGTTGTGGCTGCTTATCAGTTTAGGTGGTTTGTTACTCAGGTGTGGATTAATTTCcttaatttattttggtgATGGTGATTTGGAAATTGGTTGTGGATTTTGTATAATGTGATTGGTGATTGTTGTTTTGTAGATTGATTATTCGCATTCGAGGAAGCTGTGTGCTTTGGCTGTTCCTTGTGGCTTGACGGCTCTGGATCACTGGTCGCCGGAGATTAAAGTATGTGTTTTTCTGTTCATGCTTGTTCTGCTTTCGGTTTAATTTGCAGTGGAAATGTGCTCATTCATTATATATAATGTAATGTAATGTAGCATTGCAAACATGGATTGCCAAAAATGTATTTTGTCACCTTATTATTAAAACAGAAACTTTAGGATTCAGAAATTGGTgcttaagtttttatttttacttttcgTGTTAAGAATGGGAGTTTGGAAGCAATAGACCCTCACATTTTTGGCTGAAACGTAACATTACTTATTACTCAAGGCATTATCTTGTCAACTTTGtagcaagttttttttttcatacagTTGCTCCTTTTTGGAGGCTGTAAAGCTCATAGAGGTTGGACTTTCATGTGTTGTGGAAAAACTAATAGAAGGGAGCTAGAGTGATGGAAATTTTGTAGAGCAAGTATACATGTGTAAAGGCAGGTGGGTGATACTCTttatgtgttttctttcaGGGGCAGGGCATGATAAGCTTTATACATATTGTGAAAAGTGTAGATGCTGCTGAGCTAGCTTGGTGTCAAGATGCAATTCTTGATGCGTGCTGCCATAATATTGCTTCTAGTGATGAGATATGGCATCTTGTGGTGGAGATGTCAGTACTTGTGGTGACGCGTACCCAGCAGAGTAATCCTCGTAGTGTGTGGTATGCTTATATTTCAGAGGCTTTGTGATGTGTGTATTTCTTAGGTTTGTGGGTGTTATTTATGAATGAAGGAACATAAGTGAGGTTTATTGATATACAGCTGGATGGATACATCTTTATTGAAAACTTAAAGAGCATGAAAGAAAAAACTTATATgataaaatgaaaatggtCTCCTTATGAGTaatgagaaaatgaaaatgatctCTCATTATGCTTTTGAGATTCCACTTGATTATGTAAATTATTTGTTCATTCCTATAGACTGTAGTTTCTTTTACTTTGGCAATCCTTACCAGATACTATCCTGcactctcaaaattctttGTTTGGATAATAATGTCAACTTTGATGACTTAGTGTGCCATTTTATTTGAATCGGGTCATGCAGTTAAATGTTTgttaaaatacttaaaattctGTGTGCTGCCACTTTTATTGGGCAGTTACTTTGCATGTTCTTATACTATGAATTGATAGcctttttgttattttctataggtttgataaaattttaaatgagATGTTAACTCACCTGGAGCGTCAGCCTAGGAACAAGGAGCGCCGTGTTGCATGGCTTCGGTATGTAGAGCCACTCTTTAATGGTGTTGGTCTGGTGTTACTAGCGAATTTCAGGCGAATTTTCCCTCTTTTCTTTAAGTGGATGCatgctgatgatgatgacacTGTTTTACTGGTGAGCATCCTTTTGTTTGTGTGATTCAATTTTGCAACTTTAAAAGCTATTTATGTTTAAAAACTTTTGCAGGTTCTCAAACAGATTGAAACAGTTATAAAGCTAACATGGATTAGGAATACACCATATGTGGAAAGGTAAACTGCACAATTATGGTTTGGACCTCATATGTGCATCGTTACTGCCCATCAGAAGCAATTGTTTCTTGCTTGTAGACTTGATTGTCTTACTCTGGATGaaattaagcttgaaattaTGTTATTTTCGAGTTTCAGTTTGCTGCCATTCTGCTTTGAAGTTATGAAGTCTTCCTTATTAATTACTGTACTAT
This genomic interval carries:
- the LOC126802415 gene encoding uncharacterized protein At2g39910 — its product is MSKSSSALYELLLQLSEPISEALSKAPYTPSQSATVSVKALLEPLLPRKPNPNVDGAHLRASIRDFTLACALLSASQSSSHELLSWIPNHLAAAADRAFAEFSGAYSDHGEKSGDGLVAELMPEVMPLLKERIKESSIDKTTEGDEVSAASARVPVGFAVVAAYQFRWFVTQIDYSHSRKLCALAVPCGLTALDHWSPEIKGQGMISFIHIVKSVDAAELAWCQDAILDACCHNIASSDEIWHLVVEMSVLVVTRTQQSNPRSVWFDKILNEMLTHLERQPRNKERRVAWLRYVEPLFNGVGLVLLANFRRIFPLFFKWMHADDDDTVLLVLKQIETVIKLTWIRNTPYVERLVDELATLHKEAALKRSREEIRNPVSRILILLHQCKGLQFEAAWGKHRDDPNLATIAPSLSERRSAMVFQ